GCCGGATCCACCGGACCTGTCTCCGCCGCGCCTGCCGCCGCGCCTGCCGCCACCGCGCTGCCCGCCCATGGCTTCTGCCATCTGATCGACCTGCTTGACATTGGCGCCGGCCTTGAACCGCTGGTTCGGGCCGGGGGTCTTTGCCTCGCCTTCTTTCTTCGGGACGAGCCGGATCTGACCTTTTACACCTTTTACCTGTGCCCAGATGGTTGTACCTGTTTTACCCATAATTAAACTCCTTATCTAATTCTGCTGCCCCACTCATAAATGTTCGCGCTGTCAAAATCCTGATCTGACCGGTGACTGAATCCTGTTCACGGTTTTTTCCCTGCAGTTGCAGATTCAATCTCTCTTCTTAAGATCTCGCTCACAACTTTCCCGTCAACCGATCCGCGCACTTCTTCCATGACAACGCCCATAAGGGGACCAAGGGCTGCTTTTCCTTTTTCAGCAACAAAATCCGATCGTTCGGCAATGATCTTCCGGACGATTGTCTCGAGTTCGGCCCGGGAGACAGCCGGGGCAAGTTCCGCAAGAGCGGTGTCTATTGAACTTCCTTTGGCAATGCTGCGGATCAGGTCGGGTACTGCCTCTTTTGCTGCTTTTCCCCCTTCAACCGCACGCCAGATTGCCAGATACGCCCCGTCAGAAACAGACCTGACATCAACTCCTTCCCGTCTCAGTTCCGTTACGGTTGAGAGCAGGGTAAAGGCAGCAAGTTTCGGTTTGATCCCTTCCTTCAACGCGTGGTCGAAAAGGGGAAGCTTCTCAGACGCGGCCAGTTGCAGGGCATAATTTTTCTCGATCCCGTATTCGCGGGCGAACCGTTCCGCTTTTTCAGTAAGCAGCTCGGGGATGGTAACTGCAGACCAGCGTTCATCCCCGATAATCACCGGCAGGACATCCGTCTCCGGGTACATACGGGCTGCACCCGGGAGGGGGCGCATGTAGGCAGTGCTCCCGCTCTCGAGCATCTTTCTTGTCTCTTCAGGAACCGGTTTATCGGATAATGCAAGGGTTGCCCGGGTAATGACCTGGCTGATGGCACATGCTGCCTGCTTCTCATTTGCACCGGCAACGAGAATAACACAGTCATTCTCTCCGGCGTTCATGTGAGATCTTAAAAGGCCGACCTCTTCAGCGGTGACACCATATGCCGGGAGTTCGTCCGTATGGAAGATGCCCCCGACTCCGCACTTTTTCGCGTAGTCGGACATCTCGCTGCCGAGCCTGCGCTCGGGCTGGATCTCGCGCCCGACAAGCCCGGCAAATCCTTTGAGGGTGACGGCATGGATCTTTTTTGCCTTTTTCAGGACAGTGGATTTGGTTTCCTTAAAAAGCGCGGTGATGTCAAGACCAGTGGCACCACCGGTTGTCGCCCCCCGTGTCCGGAGTTCATCGCGGATCCGGAGCAGGTTCTGCTGTCGCTGCACTTCGCGCCGGACAACTTCTGCGATCAGGTCGAGTTCCTGCACGCCCTTGATCTCAACGCGTGCACCCTGTGCAATGGATATGTTGACATCCTGCCGGATAGTGCCGATCCCGCGTTTCACTTTGCCGGTCGACCGGAGGACCATGCCGATATATTCCGCAACAGACTGCACTTCTTCAGGGGTGTGCATGCAGGGCGAAGTGGTGATCTCGACAAGCGGGATCCCGAGCCGGTCAAGGCTGAAGACCTCGTCCTTTACCCGTTGCGCTGCCTCTTCCTCAAGACAGATGGTCTCGATCTCCCCACCGTTCGGCAGGCTGCCGTTGAATGCAACGAGCATAGTCCTCTGGAATCCGCTCGTGTTCGAGCCGTCGATAACCAGCTTGCGCATGGTGTGCAGCTGCGGGACCGGCATCATGCCAAACATCTTTGCAATCGTGAGGCAGACCGTGAGAGCCTCATCGTTCAGCGGTGCAGGCGGCTCCTCGTCGTTCTCGACAAGACAGGTTGTGTCGTACGTGTAATACAGGAATTTCCGGTTATTCTTCATCTCTTCCTTTGCTGCCCGGTCGATCTCCCCCATCTCGCTGACGGTTGCCCTGAGGTACCGGAAGAATTCACCGTTGTGTTCCCGGACTTCGCGAAGAGTGGTCGGACAGTTGCAGAAGAGCTTCCTCCGGGTGTCCAGCTGCTGGTGGATCTCAATTCCTGCCACAAGTCCGAGTGCTTTATAGTCCATGGGCGCTCCTCCGGGTGCATTCCCCTTTAAGATCCGCCTGCATGAGCCCCGCAGCCTTCTTTGTATCCTTCTCGTTTCCCAGCACCCACATCATCTTTACCAGCGCGGCTTCTGGGAGCATATCTCCCCCTTCCAGGACTCCTGCAGCTAGCAGGTCACGCCCCGTATCGTAGACCCGGTCGCAGACCCGGCCGTTCAGGCACTGGGATGTCATCACGAGAAGAGTGCCCGATTCGGCAAGATGCCTTAGTTGCGGGATGAGTACCGTGCCGGTATGCCCAAGACCGGTGCCGGCTATGATAAGCCCGGCATAGCCCTCGTACGCTTTCAGGATATCCGGAGACATGCCGGGATAGAACTGCAAAAGCCCGCATCGGGGTTCGATCTTATCGTGAAGTGCAGGTTTCTGCGTCCCCCGGCGAACGGCTCCGGGAGATAAGGTTACTTCGCGGGAGGGGTACGCAACCGTGCCGATCGGTTCCACGCCAAGGCTCCTGAATGCATCCCGGCGGGAGGTGTG
Above is a window of uncultured Methanoregula sp. DNA encoding:
- a CDS encoding DUF5350 domain-containing protein, which codes for MGKTGTTIWAQVKGVKGQIRLVPKKEGEAKTPGPNQRFKAGANVKQVDQMAEAMGGQRGGGRRGGRRGGDRSGGSGMNESTANPMIRRHMKRAKVSALGAKAKSSR
- the gatE gene encoding Glu-tRNA(Gln) amidotransferase subunit GatE: MDYKALGLVAGIEIHQQLDTRRKLFCNCPTTLREVREHNGEFFRYLRATVSEMGEIDRAAKEEMKNNRKFLYYTYDTTCLVENDEEPPAPLNDEALTVCLTIAKMFGMMPVPQLHTMRKLVIDGSNTSGFQRTMLVAFNGSLPNGGEIETICLEEEAAQRVKDEVFSLDRLGIPLVEITTSPCMHTPEEVQSVAEYIGMVLRSTGKVKRGIGTIRQDVNISIAQGARVEIKGVQELDLIAEVVRREVQRQQNLLRIRDELRTRGATTGGATGLDITALFKETKSTVLKKAKKIHAVTLKGFAGLVGREIQPERRLGSEMSDYAKKCGVGGIFHTDELPAYGVTAEEVGLLRSHMNAGENDCVILVAGANEKQAACAISQVITRATLALSDKPVPEETRKMLESGSTAYMRPLPGAARMYPETDVLPVIIGDERWSAVTIPELLTEKAERFAREYGIEKNYALQLAASEKLPLFDHALKEGIKPKLAAFTLLSTVTELRREGVDVRSVSDGAYLAIWRAVEGGKAAKEAVPDLIRSIAKGSSIDTALAELAPAVSRAELETIVRKIIAERSDFVAEKGKAALGPLMGVVMEEVRGSVDGKVVSEILRREIESATAGKKP